A single window of Candidatus Effluviviaceae Genus V sp. DNA harbors:
- a CDS encoding uridine kinase, with product MSPLSPVIIGIGGGTGSGKTTVAKSVRGHLPEESVVIIHHDSYYLDRAELPRAERDMINYDHPDAFDNELLRRQLADLRSGRTIQRPIYDYETHTRRGDTATVRPASIILLEGILVLGDPELRDLMDIKLFVDTDADERFIRRLKRDIVERGRTVEQVIEQYLMTVRPMHLQFVEPSKRYADVVIPEGGLNVVAVDLIVTKIRDVLAQHAELRPEGNR from the coding sequence ATGAGTCCCCTGAGCCCGGTCATCATCGGCATCGGAGGAGGAACCGGTTCGGGCAAGACGACGGTCGCGAAGAGCGTGCGGGGCCATCTCCCGGAGGAGAGCGTCGTCATCATCCACCACGACTCCTACTACCTCGACCGCGCTGAGCTGCCCCGCGCGGAGCGGGACATGATCAACTACGACCATCCCGACGCCTTCGACAACGAGCTCCTCAGACGGCAGCTCGCCGATCTCAGATCCGGCAGAACGATCCAGCGTCCCATCTACGACTACGAGACGCACACGCGCCGCGGCGACACGGCAACGGTCAGGCCCGCCAGCATCATCCTTCTGGAGGGGATCCTCGTGCTCGGCGATCCGGAGCTGAGGGATCTCATGGACATCAAGCTCTTCGTCGACACCGACGCCGACGAGCGCTTCATCCGACGCCTCAAGCGCGACATCGTCGAGCGGGGACGGACGGTCGAGCAGGTCATCGAGCAGTATCTGATGACCGTGCGGCCGATGCATCTCCAGTTCGTAGAGCCCAGCAAGCGCTACGCGGACGTCGTCATCCCGGAGGGCGGCCTGAACGTGGTGGCCGTCGACCTGATCGTCACCAAGATCCGGGATGTCCTTGCGCAGCACGCGGAACTCAGACCCGAGGGGAACCGGTAA